TTTTATCGAGGCCAGCCACGACACGCCCTTCTTCCAGATCGGCGAGACCAAGTACGGGCGCCCGATCCTGATCCGCGGTTACGACCGCGAGATGAGTTTCGAAGATACGGTGAAGCTGCTGATGGTATCGTTCGATTCCACGCTCAAGGCCAACCTCTCGGTCGGGCTGCCGCTCGACGTCATGGTGATCGGGCGGGACGAGTTTGCGCCGATCCACCAGCATCGCGTCATGCATGACGATCCCTATTTCCAGGCGATATCGTCTGGTTGGGGCGATGCGCTGAAGAACGCTTTTCACTCGCTTCCCGACTACACTTTCTATTCGGAATAGCCGCAGAGCGGGTCAATAAGCGGTTTCCCGCAGGGGGGATTGCGTAATACTGGTTCGTTTCGGAGGTAAAATTTGGCGCTATTTCACTAGTAACTGCGCCAATAATTACTCAAATATTGCTCCAATACGGCTCCAGTACAGCGTGAAAGCCGGAACCAAAGTGGGCAGGCTTTGCCCATGACACGCAAGGCCACTCTTCACTTCATCGACAGTTCCAGCCGCACACGGGCGGAACTGGCAAGGGCAGGGTTTGATCTCGGGCACCATGCCGAGGTCTATGGGGACATCGGCGAGTTGTCGGTCCATCCGCCCCGCGTTGGTATCATCGTCGCCCGCGACGCGGTGGAGGAAGGCGGGGTCGCGATGACGCTTGAGCGGCTCGGAAGACTGGGGATCTGGCTGCCGCTGATCGCCTTCGATGCGCAGCCGCGGCCGGGCAGGATCGTGGAAGCGATCAAGTCTGGCGCGCTCGATTACCTGTCACTGCCGCTCGATCCGGAAAAGTTCGCCCGTTGCCTC
This region of Altererythrobacter sp. CAU 1644 genomic DNA includes:
- a CDS encoding response regulator transcription factor, translating into MTRKATLHFIDSSSRTRAELARAGFDLGHHAEVYGDIGELSVHPPRVGIIVARDAVEEGGVAMTLERLGRLGIWLPLIAFDAQPRPGRIVEAIKSGALDYLSLPLDPEKFARCLARIEGEAEVFGEARKRMIEARNRISNLSRREREVLDWLAEGSSNKVIARELEISPRTVEIHRANMMSKLGARHAAEAVRLKLEAQMEPRMEIRAV